In Patagioenas fasciata isolate bPatFas1 chromosome 2, bPatFas1.hap1, whole genome shotgun sequence, a single window of DNA contains:
- the CYB5A gene encoding cytochrome b5, with translation MVGSSEAGGESWRGRYYRLEEVQKHNNSQSTWIIIHHRIYDVTKFLDEHPGGEEVLREQAGGDATENFEDVGHSTDARALSETFIVGELHPDDRAKLQKPAETLITTVQSQSSSWSNWVIPAIAAIIVAMMYRSYMSD, from the exons ATGGTGGGCTCTAGCGAGGCTGGGGGTGAGTCGTGGCGGGGTCGGTACTACCGGCTGGAGGAGGTGCAGAAGCACAACAACAGCCAGAGCACCTGGATCATCATCCACCACCGCATCTACGATGTCACTAAGTTTCTGGACGAG CACCCAGGTGGTGAAGAGGTCCTAAGGGAGCAAGCTGGGGGAGACGCTACTGAGAACTTTGAAGATGTTGGCCATTCCACAGATGCAAGGGCACTGTCAGAAACCTTTATTGTTGGGGAACTTCATCCG GATGATAGAGCGAAACTGCAGAAACCAGCA GAAACTCTTATTACGACGGTTCAGTCTCAGTCCAG TTCGTGGTCCAACTGGGTGATCCCAGCAATAGCAGCAATCATCGTGGCCATGATGTATCGTTCCTACATGTCAGACTAA